From Myxococcus xanthus, a single genomic window includes:
- a CDS encoding serine/threonine-protein kinase — protein sequence MQKPALNRDTVSGEALFILRNLRENGRLGRSNKLADVKAALEPSVSLEFDNYFFFLRKFHYIAMDREAQLKLTDQGEQVAGGELNERFSLEVGEFFADQLVAAADAPLEGAGGDESLMVPPPPPELLLDEAEVDGAPHVPSGPPAPPPMPPVRSSRSAMPALDLGMPSAAIPMPPPSAEPRREATVIVQGPFTASNTPAPSPTPPAPAAAPMSPPPASTAAAAAPAAPAPKGAELDLRYQKFDPIGTGPLGTVFKGRVTALGLDICLKELKDIFGYFSFLQRGEVLKRLKKELCAQAQVRHPGVVQVVDQNVDAARPYFVLELMQGSLRERLDAGGGNGVPVPFALRAFLQMAYGLRAAHAAGLTHHNIKPENVLFDVYGNAKLADFGLGRVVEVDATKGMPQVFVGTGGMAYMAPELMNRGGKEPGASADVYALGILLYEMLTGQIPGRRSPLPSEVNPEAPSGLDQLFDKATQDKREQRYPDVDAMLEDFYKAFPDKEFLAKGDLVISSDTPKE from the coding sequence ATGCAGAAGCCCGCCCTCAATCGCGACACCGTCAGTGGCGAGGCGCTGTTCATCCTCCGGAACCTGAGGGAGAACGGCCGTCTTGGACGCTCGAACAAGCTGGCAGACGTGAAGGCCGCACTCGAGCCATCCGTGTCGCTCGAGTTCGACAACTACTTCTTCTTCCTGCGCAAGTTCCACTACATCGCCATGGACCGCGAGGCCCAGCTCAAGCTCACCGACCAGGGCGAGCAGGTGGCGGGTGGGGAGCTGAACGAGCGCTTCTCCCTGGAGGTCGGTGAGTTCTTCGCCGATCAGCTGGTCGCCGCCGCGGACGCGCCCCTGGAGGGGGCCGGTGGGGACGAGTCGCTGATGGTTCCCCCGCCTCCGCCGGAGCTGCTGCTGGACGAGGCCGAGGTCGACGGCGCGCCGCATGTGCCCTCCGGCCCGCCCGCGCCGCCGCCCATGCCGCCGGTGCGCAGCTCGCGCTCGGCCATGCCCGCGCTGGACCTGGGCATGCCGTCCGCGGCCATCCCCATGCCGCCGCCGTCAGCCGAGCCCCGCCGCGAGGCCACCGTCATCGTCCAGGGGCCCTTCACCGCGTCGAACACCCCCGCACCGTCCCCCACCCCTCCCGCGCCTGCCGCCGCCCCCATGTCTCCTCCCCCCGCTTCCACCGCCGCCGCAGCAGCGCCCGCCGCTCCCGCTCCGAAGGGTGCCGAGCTGGACCTGCGCTACCAGAAGTTCGACCCCATCGGCACCGGGCCGCTGGGCACCGTCTTCAAGGGGCGCGTCACCGCGCTGGGCCTGGACATCTGCCTCAAGGAGCTGAAGGACATCTTTGGCTACTTCTCCTTCCTGCAGCGCGGCGAGGTGCTCAAGCGCCTGAAGAAGGAGCTGTGCGCCCAGGCGCAGGTGCGCCACCCGGGTGTGGTCCAGGTGGTGGACCAGAACGTGGACGCCGCCCGGCCGTACTTCGTGCTGGAGCTGATGCAGGGCAGCCTGCGTGAGCGGCTGGACGCGGGCGGTGGCAACGGCGTACCGGTGCCCTTCGCGCTGCGCGCCTTCCTGCAGATGGCCTATGGTCTGCGGGCCGCACACGCCGCGGGCCTCACGCACCACAACATCAAGCCGGAGAACGTGCTCTTCGACGTGTACGGCAACGCGAAGCTGGCCGACTTCGGCCTGGGCCGGGTGGTGGAGGTGGACGCCACCAAGGGCATGCCCCAGGTCTTCGTGGGCACGGGCGGCATGGCCTACATGGCGCCGGAGCTGATGAACCGGGGCGGCAAGGAGCCGGGCGCCTCCGCGGACGTGTACGCGCTGGGCATCCTGCTCTACGAGATGCTCACCGGGCAGATTCCGGGCCGCCGCTCGCCGCTGCCCTCCGAGGTCAACCCGGAGGCCCCCAGCGGCCTCGATCAGCTATTCGACAAGGCCACCCAGGACAAGCGCGAGCAGCGCTACCCGGACGTGGACGCCATGTTGGAGGACTTCTACAAGGCGTTCCCGGACAAGGAGTTCCTCGCCAAGGGCGACCTCGTCATCTCCTCGGACACGCCGAAGGAGTGA
- the kdsA gene encoding 3-deoxy-8-phosphooctulonate synthase — translation MSAPNPIELCGFKVGQGQKLFVIAGPDSIESEDMALRHAWMLKEITGRLGVPYAFKCSYDKANRTSGKSFRGPGLKEGLRILKRIRDEVGVPVLTDVHETSHVGPASEVVDIIQIPAFLCRQTDLVEAVARTGKGVNLKKGQFVAPKDIVHSARKAFEAGNPNVLVTERGSTFGYNNLVVDMRGFAQMRDAGLAVCFDATHSVQLPSAGNGETAGERRFVSLLARSAAAAGIDALFTEVHEDPDRALCDGPCSLNPQMFEDVVRNVLSIRRVLGHEPG, via the coding sequence ATGAGCGCCCCCAACCCCATCGAGCTGTGTGGCTTCAAGGTCGGCCAAGGTCAGAAGCTGTTCGTCATCGCCGGCCCCGACAGCATCGAATCCGAGGACATGGCCCTGCGCCATGCCTGGATGCTGAAGGAAATCACCGGCCGGCTCGGCGTGCCGTACGCCTTCAAGTGCTCCTACGACAAGGCCAACCGCACCAGCGGCAAGTCCTTCAGAGGCCCGGGTCTCAAGGAAGGCCTGAGAATCCTGAAGAGAATCCGGGATGAAGTGGGCGTTCCCGTCCTCACGGACGTCCATGAGACGAGTCACGTCGGGCCAGCCTCGGAAGTTGTGGATATCATCCAGATACCGGCCTTCCTGTGCCGGCAGACGGACCTGGTGGAAGCCGTGGCGCGTACGGGCAAGGGCGTGAACCTGAAGAAGGGGCAGTTCGTGGCGCCCAAGGACATCGTCCACTCGGCGCGCAAGGCCTTCGAAGCGGGCAACCCCAACGTGCTCGTCACCGAGCGCGGTTCAACCTTCGGCTACAACAACCTGGTGGTGGACATGCGCGGCTTCGCGCAGATGCGCGACGCCGGCCTCGCCGTGTGCTTCGACGCCACCCACTCCGTTCAGCTCCCCAGCGCCGGCAACGGTGAGACGGCGGGCGAACGCCGCTTCGTGTCACTGCTGGCCCGCTCCGCCGCGGCCGCCGGGATTGACGCGTTGTTCACGGAAGTCCACGAAGATCCGGATCGTGCCCTGTGTGACGGTCCCTGTTCGCTGAATCCACAGATGTTTGAAGACGTGGTACGAAACGTGCTGAGCATCCGCCGGGTGTTGGGCCACGAGCCGGGTTGA
- a CDS encoding response regulator: MGSGIMQQEGSTAMTDQLYTTHDISRLLQVDPSTVSKWIDRGILMAFRTPGGHRRVRSADLRTFLITHQMPVPEELGSGTVRLLAVDDERPVLDAIKRAFKPFAAQVELQTTTSGVEALLLVSEQKPHGMIIDLNMPDIDGLEVCRRIRARKQMEGVRLITMTSAHTPEVVEQSKQAGALACMAKPLDVQQVLELFRVPLALSAKR; the protein is encoded by the coding sequence ATGGGCAGCGGAATCATGCAGCAAGAGGGGAGTACGGCCATGACGGACCAGCTCTACACGACGCACGACATCAGTCGTTTGCTTCAGGTGGATCCGTCCACGGTGAGCAAGTGGATTGACCGGGGCATCCTGATGGCGTTCAGGACGCCGGGTGGCCACCGCCGCGTGCGGTCGGCGGACCTGCGCACGTTCCTCATCACCCACCAGATGCCGGTTCCCGAGGAGCTCGGCAGCGGCACGGTGCGCCTGCTCGCGGTGGATGACGAGCGTCCGGTGCTGGACGCCATCAAGCGCGCGTTCAAGCCGTTCGCGGCCCAGGTGGAGCTGCAGACGACGACGAGCGGCGTGGAGGCGCTGCTGCTCGTGTCCGAGCAGAAGCCGCACGGCATGATCATCGACCTCAACATGCCGGACATCGACGGTCTGGAAGTCTGCCGCCGCATCCGCGCGCGCAAGCAGATGGAGGGCGTGCGGCTCATCACCATGACGTCCGCGCATACGCCCGAGGTCGTGGAGCAGTCCAAGCAGGCCGGCGCGCTGGCGTGCATGGCGAAGCCGCTGGACGTGCAGCAGGTGCTGGAACTGTTCCGCGTTCCGCTGGCGCTCAGCGCCAAGCGGTAG
- a CDS encoding NADH-quinone oxidoreductase subunit NuoE family protein, which produces MAEPLFTSEEQKKFDAGIAEIISHYPPDRKSAGMLPALRLLQEIKGWLPPEGLRLVAKHLEVTPERAMEVASFYVMYHLKKPGKYVIDVCTNLSCSLWGAEKMLAYLEEKLGLKAGEANEKFTLRETECLASCGTAPCLQINEDHHESLTQAKLDAILAKLS; this is translated from the coding sequence ATGGCGGAGCCCCTGTTCACCTCTGAAGAGCAGAAGAAGTTCGACGCGGGAATCGCGGAGATCATCTCCCACTACCCCCCGGATCGGAAAAGCGCGGGCATGCTCCCAGCGCTGCGTCTGCTCCAGGAAATCAAGGGATGGCTGCCCCCGGAAGGGTTGCGGCTGGTGGCGAAGCATCTGGAGGTCACTCCCGAGCGGGCCATGGAAGTGGCCAGCTTCTACGTGATGTACCACCTCAAGAAGCCGGGCAAGTACGTCATCGACGTCTGCACGAACCTGTCCTGCTCGCTGTGGGGCGCGGAGAAGATGCTCGCCTACCTGGAGGAGAAGCTGGGCCTCAAGGCAGGTGAAGCCAATGAGAAGTTCACCTTGCGAGAGACCGAGTGCCTGGCCTCGTGCGGTACTGCGCCCTGCCTGCAGATCAACGAGGATCACCACGAAAGCCTGACCCAGGCGAAGCTGGATGCCATCCTCGCCAAGTTGAGCTGA
- a CDS encoding Hsp20/alpha crystallin family protein, whose product MQTRNPFNSAVVVNPLMRDVDALFRELTQPMWRQAPRERTPAADITESESGLTLHLDMPGLEAKAIQVTVEKDILTVQSERKAEPRAEGVNVRRQERAFGTFARSFALPDTVDASRVEARYEQGVLTLTLPRREESKPRVIEVKVQG is encoded by the coding sequence ATGCAGACTCGCAATCCGTTCAACTCCGCCGTCGTGGTGAACCCGCTGATGCGCGATGTCGACGCGCTCTTCCGCGAGCTGACGCAGCCCATGTGGCGCCAGGCCCCGCGTGAGCGCACGCCGGCCGCGGACATCACCGAATCCGAGAGCGGCCTCACCCTCCATCTGGACATGCCCGGGCTGGAAGCGAAGGCCATCCAGGTGACGGTGGAGAAGGACATCCTCACCGTGCAGTCCGAGCGCAAGGCCGAGCCGCGTGCGGAGGGCGTCAACGTGCGCCGCCAGGAACGCGCCTTCGGGACGTTCGCCCGCTCCTTCGCGCTGCCTGACACGGTGGACGCAAGCCGGGTGGAGGCTCGCTACGAGCAGGGTGTGCTGACGCTGACCCTGCCTCGGCGCGAGGAGTCCAAGCCCCGCGTCATCGAAGTCAAGGTCCAGGGCTGA
- a CDS encoding TIGR02266 family protein, translated as MNPGPEDKRQHPRVPAVLRVDYTDGRQARDVTENLSHEGLFVQTDQSFVMGDEVRLALSFPGLLDPVEVSGTVAWMRPAGPDQPAGVGVRVEREQDRRKLGDILSAAGADSHASHAEHEGYRVLIVEDNPHIIEMYSYVLKKLASGELHGKVPLEVHFAPDGHHALLMLREDRFNLVMTDLYMPVMDGFALVERMREEDALRTIPIIAISAGGKEAQDRAMQLGVDIYLRKPVRFVEVLETVKQLLRIK; from the coding sequence ATGAACCCGGGTCCAGAGGACAAGCGCCAGCACCCCCGCGTCCCGGCCGTGCTGAGAGTGGACTACACGGACGGGCGCCAGGCCCGCGACGTGACGGAGAACCTGTCCCACGAGGGCCTGTTCGTCCAGACGGACCAGTCCTTCGTCATGGGGGACGAGGTCCGGCTCGCACTTTCTTTCCCGGGACTGCTGGATCCGGTAGAAGTCAGCGGAACCGTGGCCTGGATGCGGCCAGCGGGCCCCGATCAGCCTGCGGGCGTCGGCGTTCGCGTGGAGCGCGAGCAGGACCGGCGGAAACTGGGTGACATCTTGAGTGCGGCAGGAGCAGACAGCCATGCGTCCCACGCAGAGCACGAGGGCTATCGTGTGCTCATCGTCGAGGACAACCCGCACATCATCGAGATGTACAGCTACGTGCTGAAGAAGCTGGCCAGCGGCGAGCTGCACGGAAAGGTCCCCCTGGAGGTCCACTTCGCGCCGGACGGGCACCACGCGCTGCTGATGCTGCGCGAGGACCGCTTCAATCTGGTGATGACGGACCTCTACATGCCGGTGATGGACGGCTTCGCCCTGGTGGAGCGGATGCGCGAGGAAGACGCGCTGCGCACCATCCCCATCATCGCCATCTCCGCCGGCGGCAAGGAGGCGCAGGACCGCGCCATGCAGCTGGGCGTGGACATCTACCTGCGCAAGCCGGTGCGTTTCGTGGAAGTCCTGGAGACGGTGAAGCAGCTCTTGCGCATCAAGTAG
- the serB gene encoding phosphoserine phosphatase SerB — translation MTPPLSESVLITVTGKDHPGIVSRLTGLLAEAGAELLDVEQVVVQGRLTLCLLVRLPPASGTLETLLSAAKTLGVALDFQVVEAPATPAASAHHVVTAVGRALGARELHALTQVLAGHGANVERITRLSEPHLGSVDIHISLPPGQPPDALKHALLELSMQSGGFDVALQRESLFRRGKRMVVMDMDSTLIRIEVIDELARAHGVGEQVSRITERAMHGEMDYDESLRQRVALLQGLDASVVHQLAANLPLTEGAETLVRVLKRLGYRTAVISGGFSVAAEALKARLGIDFAYSNELEIQDGKLTGRTVGRIVNAQRKAELLESLAQAEGILLDQVVAVGDGANDLLMLERAGLGIAFRAKPKLRAAADTSIAAGGLDSILYLLGLTGRELLEAGSGAG, via the coding sequence ATGACTCCGCCCCTGTCCGAAAGCGTGCTCATCACCGTCACCGGGAAGGACCATCCCGGAATCGTCTCGCGCCTCACCGGCCTGCTGGCGGAAGCTGGCGCCGAGCTGCTCGACGTGGAGCAGGTGGTGGTGCAGGGGCGCCTCACGCTCTGCCTGTTGGTGCGTCTGCCCCCGGCGAGCGGCACCCTGGAGACGCTGTTGTCCGCCGCGAAGACGCTGGGCGTGGCGCTGGACTTCCAGGTGGTGGAGGCGCCCGCCACGCCCGCCGCGTCCGCGCACCACGTCGTCACCGCCGTGGGCCGCGCCCTGGGCGCGAGGGAGCTTCATGCGCTGACGCAGGTGCTCGCGGGGCACGGTGCCAACGTGGAGCGAATCACGCGCCTCAGCGAGCCGCACCTGGGCTCGGTGGACATCCACATCAGCCTGCCGCCGGGCCAGCCGCCCGACGCGCTCAAGCACGCGCTGCTGGAGCTGTCCATGCAGTCGGGCGGGTTCGACGTGGCGCTGCAGCGCGAGAGCCTGTTCCGGCGCGGCAAGCGGATGGTCGTCATGGACATGGACTCCACGCTCATCCGCATCGAGGTCATCGACGAGCTGGCGCGCGCGCATGGCGTGGGCGAGCAGGTGTCGCGCATCACCGAGCGCGCCATGCACGGCGAGATGGACTACGACGAATCGCTGCGTCAGCGCGTGGCGTTGCTGCAGGGCCTGGACGCGTCCGTGGTCCACCAGCTCGCGGCGAACCTGCCGCTGACGGAGGGCGCGGAGACGCTGGTGCGCGTGCTCAAGCGGCTGGGCTACCGCACCGCCGTCATCAGCGGCGGCTTCTCCGTGGCGGCCGAGGCGCTGAAGGCGCGGCTGGGCATCGACTTCGCGTACTCCAACGAGTTGGAGATTCAGGACGGGAAGCTCACCGGCCGCACCGTGGGCCGCATCGTCAACGCGCAGCGCAAGGCGGAGCTGTTGGAGTCGCTGGCGCAGGCGGAAGGCATCCTGCTGGACCAGGTGGTCGCCGTGGGAGACGGTGCCAACGACTTGCTGATGCTGGAGCGTGCCGGGCTGGGCATCGCCTTCCGGGCGAAGCCCAAGCTGCGCGCCGCGGCCGACACGTCCATCGCCGCGGGCGGCCTGGACAGCATCCTCTACCTGCTGGGGCTCACCGGCCGCGAGCTTCTGGAAGCGGGCTCGGGCGCCGGCTGA
- a CDS encoding general secretion pathway protein GspE: protein MASPSRNRIGDILVKARVIDDLQLRSALATHDQWGGRLSRIIADLGLATDDVITEAICQGLGMQRIQLGNVTRDAGALSRVDVSLAEQKAVFPVSLKDNGKTLVLAMADPTDLVTLDQVAAKSRARVVVMVAGEREIEHAILRHYRGQEPVVSTRFGGNKRPSSSDAPEDEDEFKVVDMSGNTVVKRIADITPPAPAAAPPPRAPERAPAPGAGASAADILDEILAGGAPANEWTDEDLKRLQTVQQNQEKSSKILRALLELLLEKNQLQQRELAARMRL, encoded by the coding sequence ATGGCCTCTCCTTCCCGGAATCGCATTGGCGACATCCTCGTCAAGGCACGCGTCATCGACGACTTGCAGCTGCGCAGTGCACTGGCCACCCATGACCAGTGGGGCGGACGTCTGTCGCGCATCATCGCGGACCTGGGTCTGGCCACCGACGACGTCATCACCGAGGCCATCTGCCAGGGCCTGGGAATGCAGCGCATCCAGTTGGGCAACGTCACGCGCGACGCGGGCGCGCTCTCACGCGTCGACGTGAGCCTCGCCGAACAGAAGGCCGTCTTCCCGGTGTCGCTCAAGGACAACGGCAAGACGCTGGTGCTGGCCATGGCGGACCCCACGGACCTCGTCACCCTGGACCAGGTGGCGGCGAAGAGCCGCGCCCGCGTGGTCGTTATGGTGGCGGGCGAGCGTGAAATCGAACACGCCATCCTCCGCCACTACCGTGGCCAGGAGCCCGTCGTCAGCACGCGCTTCGGCGGCAACAAGCGCCCGAGCAGCTCGGACGCGCCGGAGGACGAGGACGAGTTCAAGGTCGTCGACATGAGCGGCAACACGGTGGTGAAGCGCATCGCCGACATCACCCCGCCCGCTCCCGCCGCGGCGCCTCCGCCCCGCGCGCCGGAGCGCGCCCCCGCCCCAGGCGCTGGCGCCAGCGCCGCGGACATCCTTGACGAGATTCTGGCGGGTGGCGCGCCCGCCAACGAGTGGACGGACGAGGACCTCAAGCGGCTGCAGACGGTGCAGCAGAACCAGGAGAAGAGCTCCAAGATTCTGCGCGCGCTGCTCGAGCTGCTGCTGGAGAAGAACCAGCTCCAGCAGCGCGAACTGGCGGCGCGGATGCGGCTGTAG
- a CDS encoding CPXCG motif-containing cysteine-rich protein — MQPFAESAAQLCPYCGEEVEVAVDPIGVASETYIEDCPVCCRPWTVQVSRDEESFAVHLGRDDD, encoded by the coding sequence ATGCAGCCCTTCGCGGAATCCGCCGCCCAGCTGTGCCCCTACTGCGGTGAGGAAGTGGAGGTCGCCGTGGACCCCATTGGTGTGGCCTCGGAGACGTACATCGAGGACTGCCCGGTGTGCTGCCGTCCCTGGACGGTGCAGGTGTCCCGCGACGAGGAGAGCTTCGCCGTGCACCTTGGCCGCGACGACGACTGA
- a CDS encoding KdsC family phosphatase, whose protein sequence is MVTDAPSRLATEELMSRAARVRLLVFDVDGVLTDGGLYYGQDGELMKRFDVKDGHALVMARLSGLPAAILTARTSGIVEKRGRELGLAAVFQGRRDKSAALKELVTQLDVPLDACAYMGDDHNDLGPLSMVALSACPADAVPEVRREAHFVTQSPGGRGAARELVELCLKASGRWDDAVGLMRGTDRRGTQ, encoded by the coding sequence ATGGTGACGGACGCCCCTTCCAGACTGGCAACGGAAGAGCTGATGTCCCGTGCTGCGCGCGTGCGGCTGCTCGTCTTCGACGTGGACGGGGTTCTCACCGACGGCGGCCTCTACTACGGCCAGGACGGCGAGCTGATGAAGCGCTTCGACGTCAAGGACGGCCATGCGCTCGTCATGGCCCGGCTGTCCGGGTTGCCCGCCGCCATCCTCACCGCCCGCACCTCCGGCATCGTGGAGAAGCGCGGGCGGGAGCTGGGCCTCGCGGCCGTGTTCCAAGGCCGCCGTGACAAGTCGGCCGCTCTCAAAGAGTTGGTCACCCAGTTGGACGTGCCCTTGGACGCCTGCGCGTACATGGGTGACGACCACAACGACCTGGGTCCACTTTCAATGGTGGCTCTTTCCGCTTGTCCTGCGGATGCGGTCCCCGAAGTGCGCCGCGAGGCACACTTCGTTACCCAGAGTCCTGGCGGCCGAGGGGCCGCTCGCGAACTCGTGGAGCTGTGTCTCAAGGCCAGTGGCCGCTGGGACGACGCAGTGGGTCTGATGAGAGGGACTGATAGGCGCGGTACTCAGTGA